In Cupriavidus taiwanensis, the following proteins share a genomic window:
- the gshB gene encoding glutathione synthase: MRILFITDPLETFKTYKDSTYAMMAEAAARGHELYWCLQPQLALSGRTVETVATRLHLTGEDGGEHGAWYREGNSALEPLSAFDAVLMRKDPPFDMEYVTSTWLLELAEAQGARVFNKPRAIRDHSEKLAIAQYPEFITPTLVTRDLARIRDFHAEHRDIIVKPLDGMGGMGVFRVGADGMNLAAIVETLGQDGARSLMVQRYIPAIKDGDKRVLLIGGVPVPYSLARVPMAGEVRGNLAAGGTGRAQELSRRDREIAEALAPGLWEQGLLLVGLDVIGDYLTEVNVTSPTCFQEITQQTGFHVAAMFTDALEHAVGAAGS; this comes from the coding sequence ATGCGCATCCTCTTCATCACCGATCCGCTGGAGACCTTCAAGACCTACAAGGACTCCACCTACGCCATGATGGCCGAGGCCGCCGCGCGCGGCCACGAGCTGTACTGGTGCCTGCAGCCGCAGCTGGCGCTGTCCGGACGCACGGTCGAGACCGTGGCCACGCGCCTGCACCTGACCGGCGAGGATGGCGGCGAACACGGCGCCTGGTACCGCGAAGGCAACAGCGCGCTCGAGCCGCTGTCGGCCTTCGACGCGGTGCTGATGCGCAAGGACCCGCCCTTCGACATGGAATACGTGACCAGCACCTGGCTGCTGGAGCTGGCCGAGGCGCAGGGCGCGCGCGTCTTCAACAAGCCGCGGGCGATCCGCGACCATTCCGAGAAGCTGGCGATTGCCCAGTATCCGGAGTTCATCACGCCGACGCTGGTCACGCGCGACCTGGCGCGCATCCGCGATTTCCACGCCGAGCATCGCGACATCATCGTCAAGCCGCTCGACGGCATGGGCGGCATGGGCGTGTTCCGGGTCGGCGCCGACGGCATGAACCTCGCCGCGATCGTCGAGACGCTGGGCCAGGACGGCGCCCGTTCGCTGATGGTGCAGCGCTATATCCCGGCGATCAAGGACGGCGACAAGCGCGTGCTGCTGATCGGCGGCGTGCCGGTGCCGTATTCGCTGGCGCGCGTGCCGATGGCGGGCGAAGTGCGCGGCAACCTCGCCGCGGGCGGCACCGGCCGCGCCCAGGAGCTGAGCCGGCGCGACCGCGAGATCGCCGAGGCGCTGGCGCCGGGGCTGTGGGAGCAGGGCCTGCTGCTGGTTGGCCTGGATGTCATCGGCGACTACCTGACCGAGGTCAATGTGACGAGCCCGACCTGTTTCCAGGAGATCACGCAGCAGACCGGCTTCCATGTCGCGGCGATGTTCACCGACGCGCTGGAGCACGCGGTCGGGGCGGCCGGGAGCTAG
- a CDS encoding TorF family putative porin, protein MKKLALAVSAMVLASAAGGALAQSTDAAAPAAAPASPHTFTANVSLVTDYRYRGISQTNLRPAIQGGFDYAHESGFYLGNWNSSISWLEDANPAVSAPVEMDFYGGFKNTFKVAGTEFAYDLGVLEYYYPGGYNNPRPYTTELYAGIGWGPVMLKYSHSVTNLFGWADSKNSYYVDLSANVPLNFWDLTLNAHVGYQGVKHNSDASYTDWKIGLTKDLGKGFALAVAYVDTNAKEVAYTSANRGRYLGKAAAWASITKTF, encoded by the coding sequence ATGAAGAAGTTGGCCCTTGCAGTCAGCGCGATGGTCCTGGCCAGTGCCGCCGGCGGCGCCCTGGCGCAGAGCACCGACGCCGCGGCCCCGGCTGCCGCGCCGGCCTCGCCGCATACGTTCACGGCCAACGTGTCGCTGGTCACGGATTATCGCTATCGCGGCATCAGCCAGACCAACCTGCGACCGGCCATTCAGGGCGGTTTCGACTACGCGCACGAAAGCGGCTTCTACCTGGGCAACTGGAACTCCAGCATCAGCTGGCTGGAAGACGCCAACCCTGCGGTCTCGGCACCGGTGGAAATGGACTTCTACGGCGGCTTCAAGAACACCTTCAAGGTGGCCGGCACCGAATTCGCCTATGACCTGGGCGTGCTCGAGTACTACTACCCGGGCGGCTACAACAATCCGCGCCCGTACACCACCGAACTGTATGCGGGGATCGGCTGGGGCCCGGTCATGCTGAAGTACTCGCACTCGGTCACCAACCTGTTCGGCTGGGCCGACAGCAAGAACAGCTACTACGTCGACCTGAGTGCCAACGTGCCGCTCAACTTCTGGGACCTGACGCTGAACGCGCACGTCGGCTACCAGGGCGTGAAGCACAACAGCGATGCCTCGTACACCGACTGGAAGATCGGCCTGACCAAGGACCTGGGCAAGGGCTTTGCGCTGGCAGTCGCCTATGTCGACACCAACGCCAAGGAAGTGGCCTATACCAGCGCCAATCGCGGCCGCTACCTGGGCAAGGCCGCGGCGTGGGCCTCGATCACCAAGACTTTCTAA
- a CDS encoding porin: protein MTSNGKRKLARLCAGALGLAGSAYAQEGVTLYGLLSVGVAYVNNEGGHAATRMVPGTMQNNRWGLRGTEDLGGGAKGIFVLESGFGLDDGKSQQGGRLFGRQAYVGLSHDRYGTVTFGRQYDAVFDTLGAMSAPVAAGGLATHVGDNDNVFGSFRHNNAVKYISPSWGGLRAQATYALSDTGQSANNRSFSLGTSYASGPLKLAAAYMQLDRPGLLASNNAAGAVTDDYAGAPFVLFHSSPLTPAAGVARQRVGGIAAGYSVGAARVNAMVTTARYRYQDGTAMRLNNYDVNFGYRLTPALELGAAYVFTDGHYTGTEARPRWHMGQLSLDYALSRRTDVYVYGVYQRARSARADIYLFAPSSNGGQLVFVTGIRHKF from the coding sequence ATGACAAGCAATGGAAAACGAAAGCTGGCGCGGCTGTGCGCCGGCGCGCTGGGCCTGGCGGGTTCGGCGTACGCGCAGGAAGGGGTCACGCTGTACGGCTTGTTGTCCGTCGGCGTGGCCTACGTCAACAACGAAGGCGGCCACGCCGCCACCAGGATGGTGCCCGGGACCATGCAGAACAACCGCTGGGGGCTGCGCGGCACCGAGGACCTTGGCGGCGGCGCCAAAGGCATCTTCGTGCTGGAAAGCGGCTTTGGCCTTGACGACGGCAAGTCGCAGCAGGGGGGGCGGCTGTTCGGCCGCCAGGCCTATGTCGGCCTCAGCCATGACCGCTACGGCACGGTCACGTTCGGGCGCCAGTACGATGCCGTGTTCGACACGCTCGGCGCGATGTCGGCGCCGGTGGCGGCGGGCGGGCTGGCGACGCATGTGGGGGACAACGACAATGTGTTCGGCAGTTTCCGCCACAACAACGCGGTCAAGTACATCTCGCCGTCGTGGGGCGGCCTGCGCGCGCAGGCGACCTATGCCTTGTCCGATACCGGCCAGTCGGCCAACAACCGTTCATTCAGCCTCGGCACCAGCTACGCGAGCGGCCCGCTGAAGCTGGCCGCGGCCTACATGCAGCTGGACCGCCCGGGCCTGCTGGCCAGCAACAACGCCGCCGGCGCGGTGACCGACGACTATGCCGGCGCGCCCTTCGTGCTGTTCCACAGCAGCCCGCTGACGCCGGCGGCCGGCGTGGCGCGGCAGCGCGTGGGCGGCATCGCGGCGGGTTACAGCGTTGGTGCGGCCCGCGTCAATGCGATGGTCACGACGGCCCGGTACCGCTACCAGGACGGCACCGCCATGCGGCTGAACAACTACGACGTCAATTTCGGCTACCGCCTGACGCCGGCGCTGGAACTGGGCGCGGCCTATGTCTTCACCGACGGCCACTACACCGGCACGGAAGCCCGGCCCAGATGGCATATGGGGCAGCTCAGCCTCGACTATGCGCTGTCGCGGCGCACGGACGTCTATGTCTATGGCGTCTACCAGCGTGCGCGGTCGGCCAGGGCGGACATCTACCTGTTCGCGCCCTCCAGCAACGGCGGGCAGCTGGTGTTCGTCACGGGCATCCGCCACAAGTTCTGA
- a CDS encoding HPr family phosphocarrier protein yields the protein MLQRDTTIINKLGLHARASAKLTQLAGNFVSQVKMSRNGRQVDAKSIMGVMMLAAGIGSTITIETEGPDEQEAMDALLALIANRFGEGE from the coding sequence ATGCTGCAGAGGGACACCACCATCATCAATAAACTCGGACTGCACGCACGCGCGTCCGCCAAGCTGACCCAGCTCGCCGGCAACTTCGTCAGCCAGGTCAAGATGTCCCGCAACGGACGCCAGGTCGATGCCAAGAGCATCATGGGCGTGATGATGCTGGCCGCCGGGATCGGTTCGACCATCACGATCGAGACGGAGGGTCCCGACGAGCAGGAGGCGATGGACGCGCTGCTGGCACTGATCGCCAACCGCTTTGGTGAAGGGGAGTGA
- a CDS encoding aromatic ring-hydroxylating dioxygenase subunit alpha, which translates to MSRYRDNAEALRSLVQDRQVHRDVYLDQEVFALEMERLWARAWVYVGHDSQVPAAGDYITADIAGQPVVMVRQPDGNVKVLRNRCAHKGARLVSQPSGNTGRFFRCPYHAWTYKTDGALLSIPLRQGYAGTGLEACPAGQGMGALRHVENYRGFVFVRLSDEGPGFRDYFGATLSSIDNMVERSPDGELEIAGGVLRYRHDCNWKMFVENLNDTMHPMVAHESSAGTAKELWADQPEDAPKPMAIEQLVPFTSGYAFSDEMGVRVLANGHSYTGVGAVSLHAGYVGLPEYEARMAQAYGAERAAQILATVRHNTVLYPSLTLKGAIQAIRVVRPLAADQTVVESWTFRPKGAPDTLLRRTLMYTRLINSPMSVVGHDDLHAYRAMQQGLRADGNEWVSLHRNFDANELGQHDTTANGTSEISMRNQFRAWIRYMAPDFNTGDAT; encoded by the coding sequence ATGAGCAGATACCGGGACAATGCCGAGGCCTTGCGCAGCCTGGTGCAAGACCGGCAGGTGCACCGCGACGTGTACCTGGACCAGGAAGTGTTCGCGCTGGAGATGGAGCGGCTGTGGGCGCGGGCGTGGGTGTACGTGGGGCACGACAGCCAGGTGCCGGCGGCCGGCGACTACATCACGGCCGATATCGCGGGGCAGCCGGTGGTGATGGTGCGGCAGCCCGACGGGAACGTGAAGGTGTTGCGCAACCGCTGCGCGCACAAGGGCGCCAGGCTGGTGTCGCAACCGAGCGGCAACACCGGCCGCTTCTTCCGCTGCCCCTACCACGCATGGACCTACAAGACCGACGGCGCGCTGTTGTCGATCCCGTTGCGGCAGGGCTATGCGGGCACCGGGCTGGAGGCCTGTCCCGCCGGGCAGGGCATGGGCGCGCTGCGCCACGTCGAGAACTACCGCGGCTTTGTCTTCGTGCGGCTGTCCGATGAGGGGCCGGGCTTCCGCGATTATTTTGGCGCGACGTTATCCTCGATCGACAACATGGTCGAGCGCTCTCCCGACGGCGAGCTGGAAATCGCCGGCGGCGTGCTGCGCTATCGCCACGACTGCAACTGGAAGATGTTCGTCGAGAACCTGAACGACACCATGCATCCGATGGTGGCGCACGAGTCATCGGCGGGCACGGCGAAGGAACTGTGGGCGGACCAGCCCGAGGACGCGCCCAAGCCGATGGCGATCGAGCAGCTGGTGCCGTTCACCTCCGGCTATGCCTTCTCGGACGAGATGGGGGTCAGGGTGCTGGCCAACGGCCACAGCTATACCGGCGTCGGCGCGGTGTCGCTGCATGCCGGCTATGTGGGGCTGCCCGAGTACGAGGCGCGCATGGCGCAGGCCTATGGCGCCGAGCGCGCGGCGCAGATCCTGGCCACGGTGCGGCACAACACCGTGCTCTACCCCAGCCTGACCCTCAAGGGCGCGATCCAGGCGATCCGCGTGGTGCGCCCGCTGGCGGCGGACCAGACCGTGGTCGAGTCGTGGACCTTCCGGCCCAAGGGGGCGCCGGACACGCTGCTGCGGCGCACGCTGATGTACACGCGGCTGATCAACTCGCCGATGTCGGTGGTCGGCCATGACGACCTGCACGCCTACCGGGCGATGCAGCAGGGCCTGCGCGCGGATGGCAATGAGTGGGTCAGCCTGCACCGCAACTTCGACGCGAATGAACTCGGCCAGCACGACACCACTGCCAATGGCACCAGCGAGATCTCGATGCGCAACCAGTTCCGCGCATGGATCCGCTACATGGCGCCGGATTTCAACACGGGAGACGCAACATGA
- a CDS encoding accessory factor UbiK family protein — MKPTDLFNDLQNKVSEALRNSPARDIEKNVRSMMTQGFARLDLVTREEFDVQSQVLARTRARLEELESRVAELERRAGIPPGAGSVDSTGGA; from the coding sequence ATGAAACCGACCGACCTCTTCAACGACCTGCAGAACAAGGTCAGCGAGGCGCTGCGCAATTCGCCGGCAAGGGATATCGAGAAAAACGTGCGCAGCATGATGACCCAGGGCTTTGCCCGGCTGGACCTGGTCACGCGCGAGGAATTCGACGTCCAGTCGCAGGTGCTGGCGCGCACCCGCGCCCGCCTCGAGGAACTGGAAAGCCGCGTGGCGGAGCTGGAGCGCCGCGCCGGCATCCCGCCCGGCGCCGGCTCGGTGGACTCGACCGGGGGCGCGTGA
- a CDS encoding aromatic-ring-hydroxylating dioxygenase subunit beta translates to MNATQQAVPPGRDDLVALVYEEARLIDEKRFDQWLALFADDGHYWIPLVPGQQDGIDHASLMYEDRLLLQLRIERMRNPRAFSLQPEPRCLHVLQCPEIVAMAHHENTYLTRTRYIYVETAGETQQVYACTAEHTLSQQDGRLKIRQKRVNLLNCDAALPSVQLFM, encoded by the coding sequence ATGAATGCAACCCAGCAAGCCGTGCCGCCGGGCCGGGACGACCTGGTCGCGCTGGTCTATGAGGAAGCCAGGCTGATCGACGAGAAGCGCTTCGACCAATGGCTGGCGCTGTTCGCCGATGACGGGCACTACTGGATTCCGCTGGTGCCCGGCCAGCAGGACGGCATCGACCACGCCTCGCTGATGTATGAAGACCGGCTGCTGCTGCAGCTGCGCATCGAGCGCATGCGCAACCCGCGCGCGTTCTCGCTGCAGCCGGAGCCGCGCTGCCTGCACGTGCTGCAGTGTCCCGAGATCGTCGCCATGGCGCACCACGAAAACACCTACCTGACGCGTACCCGCTACATCTATGTGGAGACCGCCGGGGAGACGCAGCAGGTCTACGCCTGCACGGCCGAGCACACGCTGTCGCAGCAGGACGGCCGGCTGAAGATCCGCCAGAAGCGGGTCAACCTGCTGAACTGCGACGCGGCGTTGCCTTCGGTCCAGCTGTTCATGTGA
- a CDS encoding YifB family Mg chelatase-like AAA ATPase, protein MSLAVLRSRALTGIAAPPVRVETHLANGLPAFTIVGLADTGVRESRERVRAAILNSGYEFPNRRITVNLAPADLPKESGRFDLAIALGILAASGQIPADALDTHEFAAELSLSGELRPVRGALAMAMGLARDNAARACAGEAPRAFLVAAGNGGEAALIEDLAVHAAATLRQACDHLGPLAEARLPRAMPPLLPPAAERGADMRDVRGQAQARRAMEVAAAGQHSVLLVGPPGTGKSMLAQRLPGLLPPMSLQQALEAAAVMSLTPGGFRAEAWGLRPCRAPHHTASGPAMVGGGGNPRPGEISLAHHGVLFLDELPEFDRRVLEVLREPLESGRITIARANGHADFPACFQFVAAMNPCPCGYLGHPDRPCRCTPDQVRRYQSRISGPMLDRIDLQVEVPAQDQGEMLDGPPGEASAVVRARVLAARERQLARQGKPNNELGGREIEQHCAMDPQAQALLRGAMTRLAWSARSYFRVLKVARTIADLAGADLLNAAHVGEAIQYRRALRMAG, encoded by the coding sequence ATGAGCCTTGCCGTCCTACGCAGCCGGGCCCTGACCGGCATCGCCGCGCCGCCGGTGCGGGTCGAGACCCACCTCGCCAACGGCCTGCCCGCCTTCACCATCGTCGGCCTGGCCGACACCGGGGTGCGCGAAAGCCGCGAGCGCGTGCGCGCCGCCATCCTCAACAGCGGCTACGAGTTTCCCAACCGTCGCATCACCGTCAACCTGGCGCCGGCCGACCTGCCCAAGGAGTCCGGCCGCTTCGACCTGGCCATCGCGCTGGGCATCCTGGCCGCCAGCGGCCAGATCCCGGCCGACGCGCTGGACACGCACGAATTTGCCGCCGAGCTGTCGCTGTCGGGCGAACTGCGCCCGGTGCGCGGCGCGCTGGCCATGGCGATGGGGCTGGCGCGCGACAACGCCGCCCGCGCCTGCGCGGGCGAGGCGCCGCGTGCGTTCCTGGTCGCCGCCGGCAACGGCGGCGAAGCCGCGCTGATCGAAGACCTGGCGGTGCACGCCGCCGCCACGCTGCGCCAGGCGTGCGACCACCTCGGCCCGCTGGCCGAGGCGCGGCTGCCGCGCGCCATGCCGCCCCTGCTGCCCCCCGCCGCGGAGCGCGGCGCCGACATGCGCGACGTGCGCGGCCAGGCGCAGGCGCGCCGGGCCATGGAGGTGGCGGCCGCCGGCCAGCATTCGGTGCTGCTGGTGGGCCCGCCCGGCACCGGCAAGTCGATGCTGGCCCAGCGCCTGCCCGGCCTGCTGCCGCCCATGTCGCTGCAGCAGGCGCTGGAAGCCGCCGCCGTGATGAGCCTGACGCCAGGCGGCTTCCGCGCCGAGGCATGGGGGCTGCGCCCGTGCCGCGCGCCGCACCACACCGCGTCGGGCCCGGCCATGGTCGGCGGCGGCGGCAATCCGCGCCCGGGCGAAATCTCGCTCGCGCACCACGGCGTGCTGTTCCTCGACGAGTTGCCCGAGTTCGACCGCCGCGTGCTGGAAGTCCTGCGCGAGCCGCTGGAATCCGGCCGCATCACCATCGCCCGCGCCAACGGCCACGCCGACTTCCCCGCCTGCTTCCAGTTCGTGGCGGCGATGAACCCCTGCCCGTGCGGCTACCTCGGCCACCCCGACCGCCCGTGCCGCTGCACGCCCGACCAGGTGCGGCGCTACCAGTCGCGCATCTCCGGGCCGATGCTTGACCGCATCGACCTGCAGGTCGAGGTGCCCGCGCAGGACCAGGGCGAAATGCTCGACGGCCCGCCCGGCGAAGCCAGCGCCGTGGTGCGCGCGCGCGTGCTGGCCGCGCGCGAGCGGCAACTGGCCCGGCAGGGCAAGCCCAACAATGAACTGGGCGGGCGCGAGATCGAGCAGCACTGCGCCATGGACCCGCAGGCGCAAGCCCTGCTGCGCGGCGCGATGACACGGCTGGCGTGGTCGGCGCGCTCGTACTTCCGCGTGCTGAAGGTGGCGCGCACCATTGCCGACCTGGCCGGCGCCGACCTGCTGAATGCGGCGCACGTGGGCGAGGCGATCCAGTACCGGCGCGCGCTGCGCATGGCTGGCTAG
- a CDS encoding PTS sugar transporter subunit IIA: MAGILIIAHTPLASALRDCAAHVYCGQPQRLEAIDVLPDADPAAVLAEARRRLEAICEDNGALVLTDIFGATPANIAARLAEPGRVRVLAGVNLPMLVRAICYRAEKLDQLATKALAGGSQGVLQVGTTTVQNQTANHPDKYAAEGHHHHQ; this comes from the coding sequence ATGGCAGGCATCCTGATCATCGCGCACACCCCGCTGGCATCAGCCCTGCGCGATTGCGCCGCCCACGTCTACTGTGGCCAGCCGCAGCGGCTGGAAGCCATCGACGTCCTTCCCGATGCCGATCCCGCGGCCGTGCTGGCCGAGGCCAGGCGCCGGCTGGAAGCCATATGCGAAGACAACGGCGCGCTGGTCCTGACCGACATCTTCGGCGCCACCCCCGCCAATATCGCCGCGCGCCTGGCCGAGCCGGGCCGCGTGCGCGTGCTGGCCGGCGTCAACCTTCCCATGCTGGTCCGTGCCATCTGCTACCGGGCCGAAAAGCTGGACCAGCTCGCCACCAAGGCGCTGGCCGGCGGCTCGCAGGGCGTGCTGCAGGTCGGCACCACCACCGTCCAGAATCAAACCGCCAATCATCCCGACAAATATGCTGCAGAGGGACACCACCATCATCAATAA
- the amt gene encoding ammonium transporter yields MKTWMKRFLAAGAMALAVGTAGVGMSSPAAAQDKPAAEASAAATSAPAAAAAAAAPAAAPAAAPAAAPAAAAPAEAAAAPAAPVPNKGDTAWLLVSTAFVILMTLPGLALFYGGLVRSKNMLSVLMQCLVIFSLVSLLWAIYGYSFAFTEGNAFFGGTDRLFMKGLTVDAVAATFSKGVVLPELGYFAFQCAFACITCGLIIGAFAERARFSAVLVFVVLWFTFAYLPIAHMVWFWPGPDAYTDAAAGTAATAKAGWLFQKGALDFAGGTVVHINAAVAGLVGAFMFGKRIGFGREAIRPHSLTFTMVGASLLWFGWFGFNAGSALEANGSAALAFVNTLLATCAAVLSWTFGEWIGKGKPSMLGGASGAVAGLVAITPAAGFVGPMGSIVMGLVAGLLCLWGVTGLKRMLGMDDSLDVFGVHGVGGIVGALLTGVFAAPSLGGTGIYDYVANKVADDYSIAGQLWIQFEGVLTTVVWSGVVAFVAYKLVDMLIGLRVPEDEEREGLDITSHGETAYEG; encoded by the coding sequence ATGAAAACCTGGATGAAGCGATTCCTGGCGGCGGGCGCGATGGCGCTGGCCGTCGGCACCGCCGGCGTCGGCATGTCGAGCCCGGCCGCCGCGCAGGACAAGCCGGCAGCCGAAGCCTCGGCCGCCGCCACTTCCGCGCCGGCCGCTGCAGCGGCTGCGGCAGCCCCGGCTGCGGCGCCCGCTGCCGCCCCTGCAGCAGCGCCTGCCGCGGCCGCGCCGGCGGAAGCCGCCGCCGCGCCGGCTGCGCCCGTGCCCAACAAGGGCGACACTGCCTGGCTGCTGGTCTCGACCGCGTTCGTGATCCTGATGACGCTGCCTGGCCTGGCGCTGTTCTATGGCGGCCTGGTGCGCTCCAAGAACATGTTGTCGGTGCTGATGCAGTGCCTGGTGATCTTCTCGCTGGTGTCGCTGCTGTGGGCCATCTACGGCTACAGCTTTGCCTTCACCGAGGGCAATGCGTTCTTCGGCGGCACGGACCGGCTGTTCATGAAGGGGCTGACGGTCGACGCCGTGGCCGCCACTTTCAGCAAGGGCGTGGTGCTGCCGGAACTGGGCTACTTTGCCTTCCAGTGTGCCTTCGCCTGCATCACCTGCGGCCTGATCATCGGCGCCTTCGCCGAGCGCGCGCGCTTCTCGGCGGTGCTGGTGTTCGTGGTGCTGTGGTTCACCTTCGCCTACCTGCCGATCGCCCACATGGTGTGGTTCTGGCCGGGCCCTGACGCCTACACCGACGCCGCCGCCGGCACCGCCGCAACGGCCAAGGCAGGCTGGCTGTTCCAGAAGGGCGCGCTGGACTTTGCCGGCGGCACCGTGGTGCACATCAATGCCGCCGTGGCCGGCCTGGTGGGGGCCTTCATGTTCGGCAAGCGCATCGGCTTCGGCCGCGAGGCGATCCGTCCGCACAGCCTGACCTTCACCATGGTGGGTGCCTCGCTGCTGTGGTTCGGCTGGTTCGGCTTCAACGCCGGCTCGGCGCTGGAAGCCAACGGCTCGGCCGCGCTGGCCTTCGTCAACACGCTGCTGGCGACCTGCGCCGCGGTGCTGTCGTGGACCTTCGGCGAGTGGATCGGCAAGGGCAAGCCGTCGATGCTGGGCGGCGCCTCGGGTGCGGTCGCCGGGCTGGTGGCGATCACCCCGGCCGCGGGCTTCGTCGGCCCGATGGGCTCGATCGTGATGGGCCTGGTAGCCGGCCTGCTGTGCCTGTGGGGCGTGACCGGACTGAAGCGCATGCTGGGCATGGACGACTCGCTGGACGTGTTCGGCGTGCACGGCGTGGGCGGCATCGTCGGCGCGCTGCTGACCGGCGTGTTCGCCGCGCCCAGCCTGGGCGGCACTGGCATCTACGACTACGTCGCCAACAAGGTGGCGGACGACTACTCGATCGCCGGCCAGCTGTGGATTCAGTTCGAAGGCGTGCTCACCACCGTGGTGTGGTCTGGCGTGGTGGCCTTCGTCGCCTACAAGCTGGTGGACATGCTGATCGGGCTGCGCGTGCCGGAAGACGAAGAACGCGAAGGCCTGGATATCACCTCGCATGGCGAAACCGCCTACGAAGGCTGA
- the gshA gene encoding glutamate--cysteine ligase encodes MVPHLITALNGPLLELEKKILDATPSIERWFRLEWQEHTPPFYCSVDLRNAGFKLAPVDTNLFPGGFNNLAPEMLPLAVQAAMAAIEKICPDAKNLLLIPERHTRNMFYLQNVARLSLIMRQAGLNVRLGSLSEEITEPTPIELPDGQTLVVEPLARLGTKGRRLGLKDFDPCSILLNNDLSAGIPPILENINEQYLLPPLHAGWSTRRKSSHFSAYDEVAKKFAKLIDIDPWMVNPYFARTSGVNFHERVGEEELADAVEGVLKKIAKKYREYGIKETPYVVVKADAGTYGMGIMTVRDPSEIKGLNRKERNKMSVVKEGLEVSDVIIQEGVHTFEKVNEAVAEPVVYMIDRYVVGGFYRVHTGRGNDENLNAPGMHFVPLAFAPNGIPDSHAKPGAAVPNRFYMYGVVARLALLAASLELEKTDPNPII; translated from the coding sequence ATGGTCCCGCATCTCATCACCGCGCTGAACGGTCCGCTGCTCGAACTGGAAAAGAAGATCCTGGACGCGACCCCGTCCATCGAGCGCTGGTTCAGGCTGGAATGGCAGGAGCATACGCCCCCGTTCTATTGCTCGGTAGACCTGCGCAACGCCGGCTTCAAGCTGGCGCCGGTCGATACCAACCTGTTCCCGGGCGGCTTCAACAACCTGGCCCCCGAGATGCTGCCGCTGGCGGTGCAGGCGGCGATGGCCGCGATCGAGAAGATCTGCCCGGATGCCAAGAACCTGCTTCTGATTCCGGAGCGCCACACCCGCAATATGTTCTACCTGCAGAACGTGGCGCGGCTGTCGCTGATCATGCGCCAGGCCGGGCTGAACGTGCGCCTGGGCTCGCTTTCCGAGGAAATCACCGAACCGACCCCGATCGAGCTGCCCGACGGCCAGACCCTGGTGGTCGAGCCGCTGGCGCGCCTGGGCACCAAGGGTCGCCGGCTGGGCCTGAAGGACTTCGATCCCTGTTCGATCCTGCTCAACAACGACCTGTCGGCCGGCATCCCGCCGATCCTGGAAAACATCAACGAGCAGTACCTGCTGCCGCCGCTGCACGCCGGCTGGTCCACGCGTCGCAAGAGCAGCCACTTTTCCGCCTATGACGAAGTGGCGAAGAAGTTCGCCAAGCTGATCGACATCGACCCGTGGATGGTCAACCCGTACTTCGCCCGTACCAGCGGCGTGAATTTCCACGAGCGCGTGGGCGAGGAAGAGCTGGCCGACGCGGTCGAAGGCGTGCTGAAGAAGATCGCCAAGAAGTACCGCGAGTACGGCATCAAGGAAACGCCGTACGTGGTGGTCAAGGCCGATGCCGGCACCTATGGCATGGGCATCATGACCGTGCGCGACCCGTCCGAGATCAAGGGCCTGAACCGGAAGGAGCGCAACAAGATGAGCGTGGTCAAGGAGGGCCTGGAGGTCAGCGACGTCATCATCCAGGAGGGCGTGCACACCTTCGAGAAGGTCAACGAGGCGGTGGCCGAGCCGGTGGTGTACATGATCGACCGCTACGTGGTGGGCGGCTTCTACCGCGTGCACACCGGCCGCGGCAACGACGAGAACCTGAACGCGCCCGGCATGCATTTCGTGCCGCTGGCGTTCGCGCCCAACGGCATCCCGGACAGCCACGCCAAGCCTGGCGCGGCGGTGCCGAACCGCTTCTACATGTATGGCGTGGTGGCGCGGCTGGCCTTGCTGGCGGCGTCGCTGGAGCTCGAGAAGACCGACCCCAACCCGATCATCTGA
- a CDS encoding P-II family nitrogen regulator, with product MKLIIAVIKPFKLDEVREALSDVGVSGITVTEVKGFGRQKGHTELYRGAEYIVDFLPKVKIEVAVPDDVVERAIEAVEKSARTGKIGDGKIFVTPIEQVIRIRTGETGGDAL from the coding sequence ATGAAACTCATCATCGCAGTCATCAAGCCGTTCAAGCTCGACGAGGTGCGCGAAGCGCTGTCGGACGTGGGCGTGTCCGGCATCACCGTGACCGAAGTGAAAGGCTTTGGCCGCCAGAAGGGCCATACCGAGCTGTACCGCGGCGCCGAATACATCGTCGACTTCCTGCCCAAGGTGAAGATCGAGGTGGCGGTGCCCGACGACGTGGTCGAGCGCGCCATCGAGGCGGTCGAGAAATCGGCCCGCACCGGCAAGATCGGCGACGGCAAGATCTTCGTGACCCCGATCGAGCAGGTCATCCGCATCCGCACCGGCGAGACCGGCGGCGATGCCCTGTGA